One genomic segment of Aquipluma nitroreducens includes these proteins:
- the ruvA gene encoding Holliday junction branch migration protein RuvA yields the protein MYEYIKGSVVSLKPSHIVLEANSVGYFIAISLNTYTQLNGRESVKLFIHQVVREDAHLLYGFASEAERELFRMLISVSGIGSNTAIMMFSSLSPDEISNAILNENVNLLKSIKGIGVKTAQRVIIDLKDKVGKSPVSEQFVASADNTLRNEALSALVMLGFAKKPVEKELDKILAAQPNLSVESVIKLALKSL from the coding sequence ATGTACGAATATATTAAGGGCTCTGTTGTCAGCCTGAAACCATCTCATATTGTATTGGAAGCTAATTCGGTTGGCTACTTTATAGCCATTTCGTTGAATACATATACGCAATTGAACGGAAGAGAATCGGTAAAGCTATTCATTCACCAGGTGGTACGCGAAGATGCCCATCTGCTTTATGGTTTTGCTTCTGAAGCTGAGCGGGAGTTGTTTCGCATGCTTATTTCAGTCAGCGGCATTGGGTCGAATACGGCCATCATGATGTTTTCATCCCTTTCTCCTGATGAAATCAGTAATGCAATCCTGAATGAAAACGTCAATCTCCTGAAAAGCATAAAAGGTATTGGGGTGAAAACGGCACAACGGGTTATCATCGATTTAAAGGATAAGGTAGGAAAGTCGCCGGTTAGTGAACAATTTGTGGCATCGGCAGACAATACATTGCGAAATGAAGCGTTATCTGCTTTAGTCATGCTGGGATTTGCGAAAAAGCCGGTCGAGAAAGAATTGGACAAAATTCTGGCCGCTCAACCCAATCTATCAGTTGAAAGTGTGATCAAATTAGCACTTAAAAGCCTTTAA
- a CDS encoding MliC family protein, which produces MIKDFEILFIASFLIFFSCQNRKSNNKAEKSSSGIELKSEDSSTKDSGIVISTTTNKDGSSLKCTFNNSLGTCMLELNGERIELKQERMASGIKYSNEHFVYTNWHGETKLYKDGKLIFSDSK; this is translated from the coding sequence ATGATAAAGGATTTCGAAATTCTGTTCATCGCCTCATTTTTAATTTTTTTTTCCTGCCAGAACAGGAAATCAAATAATAAAGCCGAAAAAAGCAGTTCTGGAATCGAACTAAAATCAGAAGATTCTTCGACAAAAGACAGTGGGATTGTAATTTCGACGACAACTAATAAGGACGGAAGCTCTTTAAAGTGTACTTTTAATAACTCGCTAGGAACATGCATGCTGGAATTGAATGGTGAGAGGATTGAATTGAAGCAGGAAAGAATGGCATCGGGAATAAAGTATAGTAATGAGCATTTTGTCTATACCAATTGGCACGGTGAAACGAAATTGTATAAAGATGGTAAATTGATTTTTAGCGATTCCAAATAA
- the sov gene encoding T9SS outer membrane translocon Sov/SprA: protein MELKKYGRNILILFIVSFFYALVGNPILSRTTLRNYNLLPVLSAPKDTVKIDTTGVLPYKFKDEPAFAYPDKKDSSKLFLKTPSNIKTEVEYDPVTGEYNFIEKVGDLNYRLPKTMTKKEFQKYDFELAVQNYWRNQAHIKSVEDKGGFIPRLTVGGETFNKIFGSNTIDIRPQGYVEVSFGYQMNSTENPSIPERLRKVPTFDFNQKIQMNVTGKIGDKMEMRVNYNTEATFDYENKMNLGYTGDEDQIVKKIEAGNVSLPLNGSLITGGTNLFGVKTELQFGKLNLTTIFSQSKGETKVIESEGGAQKKTFEIAASDYDANRHFFLAQYFRDHYDAALKNLPIVSSSITINKIEVWVTNKSSNFTSSRNILAFMDLGEHESNSPNNPKGNIYNEVGAFQETTGQGYPESIFPFNGANGLYNQMITNYSGIRQFPIINKTLSPLEAYKFTGGQDFEKIEQARLLSESEYTINKNLGYISLRSALNSDEILAVAFNYTANGKTYQVGEFSTDGINAPETLILKLLKGTNLSPRIPVWKLMMKNVYDLNAYQLTNENFILDVLYQNDKAGTKINYLPEGRLNGHILLNVLNLDKVNSQLDLGRDGMFDYIEGITVISNSGKIIFPVLEPFGKFLADSIGDPILAKKYAYTTLYDSTKTVAIQDAEHNKFKLKGSYKGSASNEISVNAQNLARGSVKVTSGGITLTENIDYTVDYASGIVKIINAGLLESGSALQVSTESQDLFSMQRKTLIGTHANYAFNDRFSLGATVLHMEERPLTQKVNYGDDPISNTMLGLDASYSNQSRLITKMLDKLPFYSTKENSSIAFDGEFAKLVPGHSKVISGTGKVYIDDFEATKTSIDMKTRSAWVLASTPQKQNMFPEASLTDDLAYGFNRAKLAWYVIDPLFLRNSATTPDYIKKNADLQSNHFVREVYESEIFPDRQTQIGLPTNIPILDLAFYPEERGPYNFDSQPSAYSHGVNADGTLRDPESRWGGMMRKVETTDFEAANIEYIEFWVMDPFINDSLKLNQGGDLYFNLGDVSEDILKDSRKSFENGLPTSAELANVDTTTWGRVPKQQSLVKEFDNNVQSRTYQDLGLDGMNDTDEQRFREPYLETLKTILNPVALTKVEADPSSDNFHYFRGSDFDKDQVGILERYKNFNGPDGNSPTAEMSKESYTTSASTQPDMEDINSDNTLNEYERYFQYKISVRREDMVVGKNSIADIRVARNVKLKNNTVADSVRWYQFKIPVKNPDAAFGSISDFKSIRFMRMFLKGFSQPTFLRFATLDLVRADWRKYTGNVDGNLNTNLNSQFDLSAVNIEENASRSPIHYVLPPGVERVIDPSSPQLLQLNEQSLVMRAIDLEEGESRAAYKTLSMDFRNYKRLKMDVHAEAIEGLPSVKDGDLSLFVRIGSDYYNNYYEYEVPLSLTQPGPIYSSENEADRYAVWPDTNRVDLALDILTNLKLKRNAELRVANSGVSLSKVYSILKGSRTISIKGNPNLGNVEVMMLGIRYKDKDLNDYGPKSIEVWLNELALSGLDESGGWAANGRVTARLADLGTVIMAGSYRSVGFGSINQKVNERAMADLSQIDVAANLELGKFFPEKAQVKIPMYYGYSRSVSNPKYNPVDEDITMKDALSNAGSKAAKDSIKNIAQDLVVRKSLNFTNVKIDKTSKSGKPRFYDPTNFSVTYAYSKVNRRDINTEFNVEKTYRALFSYNFNNRPATYEPFKNSKLLKSNIFRLIRDFNISPMPSQFSFRTDLYRYYNEIQLRNVSNPNLIVSPTFNKEFIWNRYVDLRYNLTRSLELDFSSQNTARIDEPAGRINRNDDDYTIKRDSIIANLLNLGRPTLYHHIINANYMVPINKLPLLDWTSLSARYQGMYDWQAGAITDKSVVLGNVIENSRNLQMNGQLNMVTLYNKVGFLKDINQKYGTSSRQQQRMDRSRQTQGQGKPGQPKQAAPVKEKAAPKIKVVQYSTDNVRLKANTPKSIFHKLKTKDVEVTAIAKDGSIVKGEVVVVNENRVSFTSDKSLSGVKFVVKGKIEVVRDLGQKLVQYTARALMSVRSISLSYSTTDGTVMPGFMPEPRIFGVGNYTPDKTMYSDLPGQTTAPGIPFLLGWQDKDFAMKAAAKGWITRDTTLNSPYVMSHSETFNFRANVEPFPDLRIDLNANRTYSERSTEFYNYDSSTHQFDPANRSVSGNFTMSINTMNTAFSKMSKTDADGNVSYPSKAFDALKSNRLIIAQRLANQRAGAQGYNPNVPDPNTGFPVGYGSTSPQVLVPAFIAAYTGQSADKVALSPFPSIKYMRPNWRITYEGVVSKSEFLKKYFKTLSFNHAYRSSYNVGSFISNLDYNEKLYGDGFSYVRNTLGDFVGPNDINSVSISEQFSPLIGLDVTWINDFETRVELKSSRNLALSFSNNQLTEVLSKEMVFGVGYRFTRMDLIVKTKKSQKAYSNDLNVRADLSFRKNMTILRKIVEEDQQLTAGQNNITLKTTADYMLSDRFQLRLYYDKVLNHPLVGSFKTSTTNFGVSFRFTLAQ, encoded by the coding sequence TTGGAATTGAAAAAGTACGGCAGAAACATACTTATACTATTTATTGTATCTTTTTTTTATGCTCTTGTAGGTAATCCTATCCTATCAAGAACAACTCTCAGGAATTATAATTTACTCCCTGTTTTGTCGGCTCCAAAAGATACCGTCAAAATTGATACTACCGGAGTATTACCCTATAAGTTTAAGGACGAACCCGCATTTGCCTATCCCGATAAAAAAGACAGTTCAAAGCTTTTCCTGAAAACTCCTTCGAATATTAAAACCGAAGTTGAATACGATCCGGTTACGGGCGAATATAATTTTATCGAAAAGGTTGGTGATCTGAATTACAGGTTGCCAAAAACCATGACCAAAAAAGAATTTCAAAAATACGATTTTGAACTGGCCGTTCAGAACTACTGGCGCAACCAGGCTCACATTAAAAGCGTCGAAGACAAAGGTGGGTTCATTCCCCGTTTAACTGTTGGCGGCGAAACTTTCAATAAGATTTTTGGAAGTAATACCATCGATATTCGCCCACAGGGTTATGTCGAAGTTAGTTTCGGTTACCAGATGAATTCTACCGAGAATCCATCCATTCCGGAGCGATTACGCAAAGTACCGACTTTCGATTTCAATCAGAAAATCCAGATGAATGTAACCGGAAAGATTGGCGATAAAATGGAAATGCGGGTCAACTACAATACCGAAGCTACTTTCGATTACGAAAATAAAATGAATCTGGGCTATACTGGTGATGAGGATCAGATTGTTAAAAAGATTGAGGCCGGTAATGTTTCGCTTCCACTGAACGGTTCGCTTATCACCGGAGGGACCAATCTGTTCGGGGTTAAAACTGAATTGCAATTTGGAAAACTTAACCTGACAACTATTTTTTCGCAGAGTAAAGGCGAAACTAAAGTAATTGAGTCGGAAGGTGGAGCCCAGAAGAAAACATTTGAGATTGCAGCTTCTGATTACGATGCCAACCGGCACTTTTTTCTGGCACAATATTTCCGCGATCATTACGATGCAGCGCTCAAAAACCTGCCAATTGTAAGCTCGTCCATAACGATCAACAAAATTGAGGTGTGGGTCACCAACAAATCGAGCAATTTCACATCGTCGCGTAATATATTGGCTTTTATGGATTTGGGCGAACATGAGTCAAATAGCCCAAACAATCCGAAAGGTAATATTTACAATGAAGTTGGTGCTTTTCAGGAAACCACGGGACAAGGATACCCCGAATCTATTTTCCCTTTTAATGGGGCTAATGGATTGTACAATCAAATGATTACCAATTATTCCGGGATTCGTCAATTTCCAATCATTAATAAAACCCTTTCTCCGCTTGAAGCATATAAATTTACCGGAGGACAGGATTTTGAGAAAATTGAACAGGCACGCTTACTTAGTGAGTCAGAATACACCATCAATAAAAACCTGGGATATATTTCATTACGTTCGGCTTTAAATTCGGATGAAATACTGGCCGTAGCATTCAACTACACGGCCAACGGAAAAACGTACCAGGTTGGGGAGTTTTCTACTGATGGGATTAATGCCCCTGAAACTTTAATCCTGAAGCTGCTGAAAGGAACTAATCTTTCGCCACGGATTCCGGTATGGAAGCTGATGATGAAAAACGTTTATGATTTGAATGCCTATCAGCTGACCAATGAGAACTTTATTCTCGATGTTTTATACCAGAACGATAAAGCCGGAACTAAAATCAATTATTTGCCTGAAGGAAGGTTGAACGGACACATTTTACTAAATGTACTGAATCTCGATAAGGTCAATTCCCAATTGGATTTGGGTCGCGATGGAATGTTCGATTACATCGAAGGCATTACAGTTATTTCCAATTCCGGAAAAATTATTTTCCCGGTTTTGGAGCCTTTCGGAAAATTCCTTGCCGATTCGATTGGCGATCCAATTCTGGCAAAGAAATATGCTTACACCACTCTTTACGATTCAACAAAAACGGTCGCCATACAGGATGCCGAACACAATAAATTCAAGTTAAAAGGATCGTATAAAGGCTCGGCGAGCAATGAAATATCGGTGAATGCGCAAAATTTGGCAAGAGGTTCTGTTAAAGTTACTTCAGGAGGGATTACCCTGACTGAAAACATAGACTACACGGTAGATTATGCCTCCGGAATTGTGAAGATTATTAATGCAGGGTTGCTTGAATCAGGCTCAGCGCTTCAGGTCTCGACCGAAAGTCAGGATCTTTTCAGTATGCAACGCAAGACCCTTATCGGGACACATGCCAATTATGCCTTCAACGATCGATTTAGCCTGGGCGCAACCGTTTTACACATGGAAGAACGGCCATTAACGCAAAAGGTTAATTATGGCGATGATCCGATTTCAAATACGATGCTTGGATTGGATGCGAGTTATTCCAATCAATCACGGTTAATCACTAAAATGCTCGATAAATTGCCATTTTATTCAACCAAGGAAAATTCATCAATCGCATTTGACGGTGAGTTCGCCAAGTTGGTTCCAGGTCATTCTAAGGTCATCTCTGGAACTGGGAAGGTATATATCGACGACTTTGAGGCAACAAAGACTTCCATTGACATGAAAACGCGTTCGGCCTGGGTGTTGGCAAGTACCCCGCAAAAACAAAACATGTTTCCGGAAGCTTCTTTGACCGATGATCTTGCATATGGGTTCAACCGGGCCAAATTGGCTTGGTATGTTATTGATCCGCTGTTTTTAAGAAACAGCGCTACAACACCCGATTACATAAAAAAGAATGCAGACCTTCAGTCCAATCATTTTGTTCGTGAAGTTTATGAATCCGAAATTTTTCCGGACCGGCAAACACAAATCGGATTACCAACAAATATTCCGATTCTGGATCTTGCTTTTTATCCGGAGGAAAGAGGACCCTATAATTTCGATAGCCAGCCTTCAGCATATTCACACGGGGTGAATGCTGATGGAACACTTCGCGATCCGGAATCACGTTGGGGCGGTATGATGCGTAAAGTTGAGACTACTGATTTTGAAGCTGCAAACATTGAATACATCGAATTCTGGGTGATGGATCCTTTTATCAACGATTCGCTTAAGCTTAACCAAGGGGGCGATTTGTATTTTAACCTGGGTGATGTATCGGAAGATATTTTGAAAGACTCACGGAAGTCGTTCGAAAATGGATTGCCAACTTCGGCCGAACTGGCCAATGTTGACACAACCACCTGGGGTAGAGTCCCAAAACAACAATCTCTTGTAAAGGAGTTTGATAATAACGTTCAAAGTCGCACGTACCAGGATCTAGGCTTAGATGGTATGAACGATACCGATGAACAAAGGTTCAGAGAACCGTATTTGGAAACATTGAAAACTATTCTGAATCCGGTTGCACTTACCAAAGTTGAGGCGGATCCTTCGAGTGATAATTTTCATTATTTCAGGGGATCTGACTTTGATAAGGATCAAGTTGGGATATTGGAGCGGTACAAAAACTTTAATGGCCCGGATGGAAACTCGCCCACTGCCGAAATGTCGAAAGAGTCATATACAACTTCGGCATCCACACAACCTGACATGGAGGACATTAACAGCGACAATACCTTAAACGAATACGAACGCTATTTCCAATATAAAATAAGTGTTCGTCGCGAGGATATGGTTGTTGGAAAAAATTCGATTGCTGATATCAGGGTAGCCCGGAATGTTAAATTAAAAAATAATACAGTTGCCGATTCAGTAAGGTGGTACCAGTTCAAGATACCGGTCAAAAATCCGGACGCTGCATTTGGATCAATTTCCGATTTCAAATCGATTCGTTTTATGAGGATGTTTCTGAAAGGGTTCTCACAGCCTACATTCCTGCGTTTTGCCACACTCGATTTGGTTCGTGCCGATTGGCGTAAATATACCGGCAATGTCGATGGTAATTTAAATACCAATTTGAATTCTCAATTCGACCTTTCAGCAGTAAACATTGAAGAGAATGCCAGTCGATCTCCGATACATTACGTTTTGCCTCCGGGAGTCGAACGCGTTATCGACCCATCCAGTCCACAATTACTTCAACTGAACGAACAGTCGTTGGTTATGCGTGCAATTGATTTGGAGGAAGGTGAGTCGCGTGCTGCCTACAAGACTCTGAGCATGGATTTCCGCAATTACAAGCGGCTTAAAATGGATGTCCATGCCGAAGCTATCGAGGGGCTGCCATCAGTTAAAGATGGCGATTTGTCTTTGTTTGTCCGGATTGGTTCGGATTATTACAACAATTACTACGAGTATGAGGTTCCGCTTTCATTGACACAGCCGGGTCCTATTTATAGCAGCGAAAACGAAGCCGACAGATATGCTGTTTGGCCCGACACAAACCGTGTTGATCTTGCTCTGGATATTCTTACTAATTTGAAGCTGAAACGAAATGCCGAACTTCGTGTAGCCAATTCAGGAGTTAGTTTATCAAAGGTATATTCAATCCTGAAAGGATCACGAACCATCAGTATCAAGGGAAACCCGAATTTGGGCAACGTGGAGGTGATGATGCTAGGTATTCGCTATAAAGATAAGGACCTTAACGATTATGGACCGAAGTCGATTGAAGTTTGGCTAAACGAGCTCGCTTTATCCGGCCTTGACGAAAGTGGAGGTTGGGCTGCAAACGGAAGGGTTACCGCACGTTTGGCCGATTTGGGAACAGTAATAATGGCGGGTAGTTACAGGAGTGTTGGTTTTGGAAGTATTAACCAAAAGGTGAACGAGCGGGCGATGGCCGATTTGAGCCAAATTGATGTAGCTGCCAACCTTGAACTTGGTAAGTTTTTCCCTGAAAAGGCACAAGTTAAAATACCAATGTATTATGGTTATTCCCGAAGTGTCAGCAATCCGAAATACAATCCGGTTGACGAGGATATAACCATGAAAGATGCACTCAGCAACGCCGGGAGCAAAGCTGCAAAAGATTCTATCAAAAATATTGCCCAGGATTTGGTTGTTCGAAAGAGCCTCAATTTCACAAATGTAAAAATCGATAAAACCAGCAAGTCGGGCAAGCCACGGTTTTATGACCCGACTAACTTTTCGGTAACCTACGCTTATAGCAAGGTTAATCGCAGGGATATCAATACGGAATTCAACGTCGAAAAAACATATCGGGCATTATTTTCATACAATTTCAACAATAGACCGGCGACTTACGAGCCATTTAAAAACTCGAAACTTCTGAAAAGTAATATTTTCAGGTTGATCCGCGATTTCAATATTTCGCCCATGCCGTCGCAATTTTCATTCCGGACAGATTTGTACCGGTATTACAATGAGATACAGCTGCGAAATGTTTCAAATCCAAACCTGATTGTTTCGCCCACTTTTAATAAAGAGTTCATATGGAATCGATATGTTGATTTACGGTATAACTTAACACGCAGTCTGGAATTGGACTTTTCTTCGCAGAATACTGCCCGTATTGATGAGCCGGCTGGCCGCATTAACCGTAATGACGATGACTACACCATAAAAAGAGACTCCATTATAGCCAATTTACTCAATCTGGGTCGTCCAACATTGTATCATCACATCATCAATGCCAATTACATGGTACCAATCAACAAATTACCATTGCTCGACTGGACCTCACTTTCGGCTCGTTATCAGGGAATGTACGATTGGCAGGCCGGAGCAATTACTGATAAATCGGTAGTTCTTGGAAACGTGATCGAAAACTCGCGGAACCTTCAGATGAATGGCCAACTCAATATGGTTACTCTTTACAATAAGGTGGGATTTTTAAAGGATATAAACCAGAAATACGGAACCAGTTCGCGACAACAGCAGCGCATGGACAGATCGCGTCAGACACAAGGACAGGGTAAGCCTGGCCAGCCGAAGCAAGCAGCTCCAGTAAAGGAAAAGGCCGCGCCAAAAATAAAAGTCGTTCAGTATTCGACTGACAATGTTCGATTAAAAGCCAATACGCCCAAATCGATATTTCACAAGCTTAAAACGAAGGATGTTGAAGTTACGGCAATTGCAAAAGATGGTTCAATTGTTAAAGGAGAGGTTGTTGTTGTTAATGAAAACCGTGTCAGTTTTACTTCTGATAAAAGTTTATCGGGAGTGAAGTTTGTGGTTAAAGGCAAAATTGAGGTCGTCCGTGATTTAGGACAGAAACTGGTTCAGTACACGGCACGTGCATTAATGAGTGTTCGCAGCATTTCATTAAGTTATTCAACAACCGATGGAACTGTGATGCCTGGATTTATGCCTGAACCCCGTATTTTTGGAGTTGGTAATTATACGCCCGACAAGACCATGTACAGCGATCTTCCCGGACAGACGACTGCTCCTGGAATTCCATTCCTACTTGGATGGCAGGATAAAGATTTTGCTATGAAGGCCGCAGCGAAAGGCTGGATTACACGTGATACAACACTCAATTCTCCGTATGTTATGTCGCATAGCGAAACGTTTAATTTCCGTGCCAATGTTGAGCCTTTTCCTGATCTTCGGATTGATTTAAATGCCAACCGCACTTATTCTGAACGTAGTACTGAGTTTTATAATTACGACAGTTCAACTCATCAGTTTGATCCGGCCAATCGATCGGTAAGCGGTAATTTTACCATGTCTATCAACACCATGAATACGGCTTTCAGTAAGATGTCAAAAACGGATGCTGATGGTAATGTAAGCTATCCGTCAAAAGCATTTGATGCGCTAAAGAGTAATCGGCTGATAATTGCTCAGAGGCTTGCCAATCAGAGGGCTGGAGCTCAAGGCTACAATCCGAATGTTCCTGATCCAAATACAGGATTCCCGGTTGGTTATGGTTCAACTTCACCCCAGGTTTTGGTCCCCGCATTTATTGCAGCTTATACCGGACAGTCGGCCGATAAAGTTGCATTGAGTCCGTTCCCATCCATTAAATACATGCGTCCAAACTGGCGAATCACTTATGAAGGAGTTGTTTCGAAGTCAGAATTTCTGAAGAAATACTTTAAAACCTTAAGTTTTAATCACGCGTACCGGTCGAGTTATAATGTGGGGTCGTTTATCTCCAATCTCGATTACAACGAAAAATTATATGGCGACGGCTTTAGTTACGTGCGAAATACGCTTGGCGATTTTGTTGGCCCTAACGACATTAATTCAGTAAGTATTTCAGAGCAATTCAGTCCGCTAATTGGACTTGATGTAACATGGATTAACGACTTTGAAACCAGGGTTGAGCTTAAATCTTCCCGTAACCTTGCTTTAAGTTTCTCAAACAACCAGCTTACCGAGGTGTTAAGCAAAGAAATGGTTTTTGGCGTCGGTTATCGATTTACCCGGATGGACTTGATTGTGAAAACAAAAAAATCGCAAAAAGCCTATTCAAATGATTTAAACGTAAGAGCCGATCTGTCGTTTAGAAAAAATATGACTATCCTCCGTAAAATTGTTGAAGAGGATCAGCAATTGACTGCAGGGCAGAATAATATCACGCTAAAAACAACAGCAGATTATATGCTTAGTGATCGTTTCCAATTGCGCCTGTATTACGATAAAGTTCTGAATCATCCGCTTGTAGGGTCGTTTAAAACTTCAACAACCAATTTTGGGGTAAGCTTCCGGTTTACATTGGCGCAATAG
- a CDS encoding anthranilate synthase component I family protein, with product MKEINVQVSVKKILADTLTPVSVYLKFRDLFPNSILLESSDYHGHENAYSFICIKPMACFTADSGEITIEYNGREKETKSISPECRVDQQLDAFFKSFKLSGETENLPANGLFGYIGYDAVKYFEKIEITAEKKAAYSVPEVKYCFYKYIVAIDHHKDMIYLIENLMEGETKEIGQIESLLRNLTFSPTQFDTVGEEVSNITNEEYKYMVSKGKEHCFRGDVFQIVLSRQFSQPFKGDEFNVYRALRSVNPSPYLFFFDYGTYRIFGSSPEAELRIKKCRAIINPIAGTFKRTGNDEEDRLAAERLCADPKENAEHVMLVDLARNDLSRNASDVTVDSYRQVQYFSHVIHLVSEVSGKLPKDTNMITVLGDSFPAGTLSGAPKHMAMTLIDRYENQRRSFYGGCIGYLGFDHTLNHAIMIRSFLSKGNTLYYQAGAGIVADSQEESELQEVNNKLGALKKALEIAKDIN from the coding sequence ATGAAAGAAATTAATGTACAAGTCAGCGTAAAAAAGATCCTTGCCGACACCTTAACACCGGTGAGTGTCTACCTGAAATTCAGGGATTTATTCCCGAATTCGATTCTGCTCGAAAGTTCCGATTACCATGGTCATGAAAATGCGTATTCGTTTATCTGTATCAAACCGATGGCATGCTTTACAGCCGATTCGGGTGAAATAACCATCGAATACAATGGTCGTGAAAAGGAGACAAAAAGCATTTCGCCGGAATGCCGGGTCGATCAACAACTGGATGCCTTTTTCAAGTCGTTCAAATTATCAGGAGAAACCGAAAACCTACCGGCAAATGGCTTGTTTGGCTACATTGGTTACGATGCGGTAAAGTATTTCGAGAAAATTGAAATCACGGCTGAAAAGAAGGCAGCCTACTCGGTTCCTGAAGTTAAATATTGCTTTTACAAGTACATTGTAGCTATCGATCATCACAAAGACATGATTTACCTGATCGAAAACCTGATGGAAGGCGAAACTAAAGAGATTGGCCAAATTGAATCACTGCTACGTAACCTGACTTTTTCGCCAACACAGTTCGATACGGTAGGAGAGGAAGTTTCTAACATTACCAACGAAGAATACAAATACATGGTGAGCAAAGGCAAGGAGCATTGTTTTCGCGGTGATGTTTTTCAGATTGTGCTTTCGCGCCAGTTCTCGCAGCCGTTTAAAGGCGACGAATTCAATGTTTATCGTGCTTTGCGCTCGGTGAATCCTTCTCCTTATTTATTCTTTTTCGACTACGGAACTTACCGCATTTTTGGTTCCAGTCCCGAAGCTGAACTGCGCATCAAGAAATGTCGGGCCATTATCAATCCGATTGCCGGAACTTTTAAGCGCACCGGAAACGACGAAGAGGATCGACTTGCTGCCGAACGTTTGTGCGCCGATCCAAAGGAAAATGCTGAGCATGTAATGCTGGTTGACCTTGCCCGCAACGACCTGAGCCGCAATGCCAGCGATGTCACCGTCGACAGTTACCGTCAGGTTCAATATTTCTCACATGTCATTCATTTGGTGTCTGAAGTTTCAGGAAAATTGCCTAAAGACACTAACATGATTACCGTTTTGGGCGATTCATTCCCTGCCGGAACATTGTCGGGAGCTCCAAAACACATGGCGATGACATTGATCGACCGGTATGAAAATCAACGCCGCAGCTTTTATGGAGGTTGCATTGGTTACCTCGGCTTCGACCATACACTGAACCATGCCATCATGATCCGCTCGTTTCTGAGTAAAGGCAACACGCTTTACTATCAGGCTGGTGCCGGAATTGTAGCCGATTCGCAGGAAGAAAGCGAACTTCAGGAAGTGAATAACAAACTGGGCGCTCTGAAAAAAGCGCTGGAAATAGCAAAGGATATCAACTAG
- a CDS encoding anthranilate synthase component II produces the protein MKIVVIDNYDSFTYNLVHAIKKISGLPVDVFRNDEIALEDLEQYDKIVLSPGPGIPEEAGLLLDIIRKFGPTKSMLGVCLGHQAIGEAFGGSLTNMNRVLHGIATPVSTTKVPTILFNGLPETFSVGRYHSWIVNEADLPECLQVTSYDEKGMIMSMKHTTFDVEGVQFHPESVLTPLGELMITNWLKK, from the coding sequence ATGAAAATAGTAGTCATAGATAATTACGATTCGTTCACCTACAACCTGGTACATGCCATCAAGAAAATATCAGGCTTGCCGGTTGATGTGTTCCGAAACGATGAAATTGCTTTGGAAGATCTGGAGCAATACGATAAAATAGTACTTTCTCCCGGTCCTGGAATCCCTGAAGAGGCCGGATTGTTGCTCGACATTATCCGGAAATTCGGACCAACCAAGAGTATGTTGGGAGTTTGTTTGGGGCATCAGGCTATTGGCGAGGCTTTTGGCGGATCGCTTACCAACATGAACCGCGTTTTGCACGGAATTGCCACGCCGGTTTCCACCACCAAAGTACCCACAATCCTTTTTAATGGTCTTCCTGAAACCTTTTCGGTTGGCCGCTATCATTCATGGATTGTTAATGAAGCTGATCTTCCGGAGTGTTTGCAAGTGACCAGTTACGACGAAAAAGGCATGATCATGTCGATGAAACATACTACTTTTGACGTCGAAGGTGTTCAGTTTCATCCCGAGTCGGTTTTAACACCGCTTGGCGAGCTGATGATCACTAACTGGCTGAAAAAGTAA